A stretch of Cucumis sativus cultivar 9930 chromosome 2, Cucumber_9930_V3, whole genome shotgun sequence DNA encodes these proteins:
- the LOC101219418 gene encoding leucine aminopeptidase 1, with product MAAIVGSLGTTFVSSSSSYSFRSSSFLFTKLTHFYRSSSSASRRVSFAFDPFSSRRGKFMAHSLAQANLGLTNPSPNETPQISFGAKDIDVLEWKGDLLAVGVTEKDVAKDENSKFKNPILNKLDSRLGGLLAEASAEEDFTGKAGQSTVLRFPGLGTKRVSLIGLGQSASNVAAFRSLGEAVASAAKASQASEVAISLASPEELSSESKPNFASAIASGTILGIFEDTRYKSESKKSALKSVEIIGLGSGAEVEKKLKFAQDVSSGIILGRELVNSPANVLTPGALAAEASKIASTYSDVLSATILNEEQCKELNMGSYLGVAAASTNPPHFIHLHYKPPSGPVSVKLGLVGKGLTFDSGGYNIKTGPGCSIEIMKTDMGGSAAVLGAAKAIGQIKPLGVEIHFVIAACENMISGTGMRPGDIITASNGKTIEVNNTDAEGRLTLADALVYTCKQGVDKVIDLATLTGACIVALGPSIAGIFTPSDDLAKEVLAASEISGEKFWRMPMEDSYWESMKSSVADMVNTGGRPGGAITAALFLKQFVDEKVQWMHIDVAGPVFSDKKRTATGFGVATLVEWVQKNAS from the exons ATGGCCGCCATTGTTGGATCCTTGGGCACCACCttcgtttcttcttcttcctcctatTCCTTtcgttcttcttcttttctttttacgaaACTAACTCACTTTTATCGCTCTTCTTCCTCTGCTTCTCGTCGggtttcttttgcttttgatcCCTTCTCTTCTCGTAGAGGGAAGTTCATGGCTCACTCACTGGCCCAGGCCAATCTCGGCCTCACAAATCCTTCTCCTAACGAAACCCCTCAG ATATCTTTTGGGGCAAAGGACATTGATGTCTTGGAATGGAAAGGAGATTTGCTTGCAGTGGGAGTGACAGAGAAAGATGTGGCTAAGGATGAAAATTCCAAGTTTAAGAATCCAATTTTGAACAAGCTAGATTCACGCTTGGGTGGATTGTTGGCTGAAGCTTCTGCTGAGGAAGATTTCACTGGAAAGGCAGGCCAATCGACAGTTCTTAGATTTCCTGGTCTTGGCACTAAAAGGGTGAGTTTGATTGGCCTTGGACAGTCAGCTTCGAATGTTGCAGCCTTTCGAAGTCTAGGTGAGGCTGTTGCATCAGCAGCAAAGGCATCTCAAGCAAGTGAAGTTGCTATATCTCTTGCCTCTCCCGAGGAACTCTCTTCTGAATCCAAGCCTAACTTTGCCTCAGCCATTGCATCTG GGACTATACTTGGGATATTTGAAGACACTAGATACAAATCAGAATCCAAAAAGTCTGCTCTAAAGTCTGTGGAAATTATTGGTCTTGGATCTGGAGCTGAAGTAGAGAAAAAGCTGAAATTTGCCCAAGATGTAAGTTCTGGGATAATTCTAGGAAGAGAACTTGTCAATTCACCTGCAAATGTACTCACCCCAG GGGCACTGGCAGCGGAGGCTTCAAAGATTGCATCAACTTACAGCGATGTTCTTTCTGCAACCATTTTAAATGAAGAGCAATGCAAAGAATTGAATATGGGATCCTATCTTGGCGTTGCTGCAGCCTCCACAAATCCTCCCCATTTTATCCACTTGCATTACAAGCCTCCCAGTGGACCTGTATCAGTCAAATTGGGTTTGGTTGGGAAAGGATTAACCTTTGACAG TGGTGGCTATAACATTAAAACTGGACCTGGATGTTCAATTGAAATCATGAAAACTGATATGGGAGGTTCAGCAGCAGTTCTTGGTGCAGCTAAAGCCATTGGCCAAATCAAGCCTCTTGGAGTGGAG ATTCACTTTGTTATTGCTGCCTGTGAGAATATGATAAGTGGAACTGGCATGAGACCTGGGGATATTATCACTGCTTCAAATGGAAAGACGATTGAG GTTAATAACACAGATGCTGAAGGCAGACTTACTCTCGCTGATGCTTTGGTTTATACTTGTAAACAGGGTGTTGACAAG GTAATTGACTTGGCTACTCTAACTGGTGCTTGTATAGTTGCTCTCGGGCCTTCCATTGCAG GTATCTTTACACCCAGCGATGACCTCGCAAAAGAAGTATTGGCTGCTTCAGAAATCAGTGGTGAGAAATTTTGGAGGATGCCAATGGAGGATAGTTATTGGGAGTCAATGAAATCAAGTGTGGCTGATATGGTCAACACTGGTGGTCGTCCAGGTGGTGCTATTACAGCTGCTCTGTTTTTGAAACAG
- the LOC101215538 gene encoding leucine aminopeptidase 2, chloroplastic translates to MAIRIPPTLGLTRPGPSNAPKITFAAKDTDVLEWNGDLLAVGVTEKDVVKDDNNNFTNSLLKKLDAVLGGLLAEASSEEDFSGKSGQAIVLRVSGLSFKRVGLFGLGQSAYSAAAFVGLGEAIAAAAQASRAVSLAVALAFSADLSDESKPDIASSIAIGIVNGIFDDNRYRSNSKATVLQSVDVLGLGSGASTIKKLKYAQYVSSGIVFVRELVNSPANILTPGQLAAEVLNITRNYSDVLSARIFNEDEIIEMKMGSYLGVTAAATANPPKFIHLCYKPPSGCVSAKLGLVGKGITFDSGGYNLKTGANSNIETMKNDMGGAGAIFGAAKAIAEIKPLGVEIHFVVAACENMISATGMRPSDIVTAANGKTIEVNNTDAEGRLCLADALIYTCKLGVDKIIDLATLTGACIIALGPSVAGAFTPNEELASEVLSAAERSGEKLWRLPMEESYWDSMKSGVADMLNTGPSQGGAITAALFLKQFVDENVQWMHLDIAGPVWNTKKSIATGFGVSTLVEWVLKNAS, encoded by the exons ATGGCTATTAGAATTCCTCCAACTCTTGGTCTTACTCGTCCCGGTCCAAGCAATGCCCCTAAG ATAACTTTTGCTGCAAAAGACACTGATGTCTTGGAATGGAATGGAGACTTGCTTGCTGTGGGTGTCACAGAGAAAGATGTGGTGAAGGATGACAACAACAACTTCACGAATTCACTTTTGAAAAAGTTGGACGCAGTCTTGGGTGGATTGTTGGCTGAAGCTTCTTCAGAGGAAGATTTCTCTGGAAAGTCAGGCCAAGCTATTGTTCTTAGAGTTTCTGGTTTGAGCTTTAAGAGGGTTGGTTTATTTGGGCTTGGCCAGTCAGCTTATAGTGCAGCAGCCTTTGTTGGTCTAGGTGAGGCCATTGCAGCAGCAGCACAGGCATCTCGAGCAGTTTCACTTGCTGTTGCTCTTGCCTTTTCAGCGGACCTTTCGGATGAATCGAAGCCTGACATTGCCTCGTCCATTGCAATTG GAATTGTCAATGGGATATTTGACGACAATAGATATAGATCAAACTCCAAAGCAACTGTACTTCAATCTGTGGATGTTCTTGGTCTTGGATCTGGAGCTTCTACGATAAAAAAGCTGAAATATGCACAATATGTCAGTTCCGGGATAGTGTTTGTAAGAGAACTTGTAAATTCACCGGCAAATATACTTACACCAG GGCAATTGGCAGCAGAGGTTTTAAACATTACCCGAAACTACAGTGACGTTCTTTCTGCAAGAATTTTCAATGAAGATGAAATCATAGAAATGAAGATGGGATCTTATCTTGGTGTGACTGCTGCAGCCACTGCAAATCCTCCCAAGTTTATCCACTTATGTTACAAACCCCCCAGTGGATGTGTATCGGCCAAATTGGGTTTAGTTGGTAAAGGAATTACCTTTGACAG TGGTGGCTACAACCTTAAAACAGGAGCCAACAGCAACATTGAAACAATGAAAAACGACATGGGAGGGGCAGGAGCAATTTTTGGTGCAGCCAAAGCCATTGCTGAAATTAAACCTCTTGGTGTCGAG ATTCATTTTGTTGTTGCTGCCTGTGAGAACATGATAAGTGCAACTGGCATGAGACCTAGTGATATTGTCACAGCTGCAAATGGAAAGACAATTGAG GTTAATAACACTGATGCTGAAGGCAGACTTTGTCTTGCTGATGCTTTGATATACACTTGCAAGCTGGGTGTTGATAAG ATCATTGACTTGGCTACTCTAACTGGTGCTTGCATAATTGCTCTTGGGCCTTCAGTTGCAG GTGCCTTTACACCAAATGAAGAGCTAGCAAGCGAGGTACTTTCTGCTGCAGAGAGGAGTGGTGAGAAACTATGGAGGTTGCCAATGGAGGAAAGTTATTGGGACTCAATGAAGTCAGGTGTTGCTGATATGCTCAACACTGGTCCTAGTCAAGGAGGTGCAATAACAGCTGCTCTATTTCTGAAACAG TTTGTTGATGAGAATGTCCAATGGATGCACCTTGACATTGCTGGGCCTGTTTGGAATACTAAGAAGAGTATTGCAACTGGATTTGGTGTTTCCACATTAGTGGAGTGGGTTCTGAAGAATGCTTCTTAA